Proteins found in one Nocardia brasiliensis ATCC 700358 genomic segment:
- a CDS encoding MazG nucleotide pyrophosphohydrolase domain-containing protein has product MDIQDLQARAVEVHDLYDELNLAARGRTWTRQDFMLGFVGDVGDLAKLVMAAEGTRAMPGGRAALEHELADCLWSVLILAHRYDVDIETAFTKTMAELKSTISARLTDPSAQG; this is encoded by the coding sequence GTGGACATCCAGGATCTCCAGGCGCGCGCCGTTGAAGTGCACGACCTCTACGACGAATTGAACCTCGCTGCACGGGGCAGGACGTGGACTCGGCAGGACTTCATGCTGGGCTTCGTCGGTGATGTAGGAGATCTCGCCAAGCTCGTGATGGCGGCGGAAGGCACCCGCGCCATGCCGGGCGGTCGGGCAGCGTTGGAACATGAACTGGCCGACTGCCTTTGGTCAGTTCTGATTCTGGCTCATCGCTACGACGTCGACATCGAAACTGCTTTCACCAAGACTATGGCTGAGCTGAAGAGCACCATTTCGGCACGGTTGACGGATCCTTCCGCCCAGGGGTGA
- a CDS encoding DUF6304 family protein has protein sequence MVDRMRAWSFPGGYEDDRGAEPVEWRIEPDEVSDSRELFDLEAVIRGVRVRGDLEDLTPYSADTHAREIFSLDGRSGNLARYTVTGELPCTVEVSGVRRAEVIRFTYAQHPYPEHDMMHLALSLDGEEYETDCDALETGLPRLADALPAGVSLMCCFTCLYSDYMPSSGQAMGIACFRDDKEQYLAIRSKFDIWRLRRTEWVPETYLCSEYQRRVRGTGYRG, from the coding sequence ATGGTGGATCGGATGCGGGCGTGGTCCTTTCCCGGCGGTTACGAAGACGATCGTGGTGCGGAGCCGGTCGAATGGCGAATCGAGCCGGATGAGGTGTCGGATTCACGAGAACTGTTCGACCTCGAAGCGGTGATCAGAGGTGTCCGGGTCCGGGGCGATCTCGAGGACCTGACACCGTATTCTGCCGATACCCACGCACGCGAAATCTTTTCACTGGACGGCCGGTCCGGCAACCTCGCCCGGTACACGGTGACCGGCGAGTTGCCCTGCACCGTGGAGGTATCGGGTGTTCGGCGGGCGGAGGTCATCCGATTCACGTACGCGCAGCATCCGTATCCCGAGCACGACATGATGCACCTCGCGCTGTCCCTGGATGGTGAAGAGTACGAAACCGACTGTGATGCACTGGAAACCGGACTGCCGCGACTTGCTGACGCGTTGCCGGCGGGCGTTTCCCTGATGTGCTGTTTCACCTGCCTGTACTCCGACTATATGCCGAGTAGTGGGCAGGCGATGGGGATAGCGTGCTTCCGCGACGATAAAGAACAGTATCTGGCCATCAGGTCGAAATTCGACATCTGGCGTCTTCGGCGCACGGAGTGGGTTCCGGAAACCTACCTGTGCTCGGAATACCAGCGTCGAGTACGCGGCACGGGATATCGCGGTTGA
- a CDS encoding VOC family protein, with amino-acid sequence MPIQLKAFMLGVRDLNRAKQFYAEGLGCEIDKDTRKFVALRLNDGALNLALYEWDAAAADAGVPAAGSGFRGASFHINPDSRAAVDEIMRTAVAAGAEMVKDPGPAEWGGYYGYFSDPDGYLWKVTTAGS; translated from the coding sequence GTGCCGATACAACTGAAAGCCTTCATGCTCGGCGTGCGGGATCTGAACCGCGCCAAGCAGTTCTATGCCGAGGGCCTGGGCTGCGAAATCGACAAGGACACCCGCAAATTCGTCGCGTTGCGGTTGAACGACGGGGCATTGAACCTGGCACTCTACGAATGGGACGCAGCGGCAGCCGATGCCGGGGTGCCCGCGGCGGGTTCCGGTTTCCGCGGTGCCTCGTTCCACATCAACCCCGACTCGCGGGCGGCGGTGGACGAGATCATGCGTACCGCCGTCGCCGCGGGCGCCGAGATGGTGAAAGATCCGGGTCCGGCCGAATGGGGCGGGTACTACGGCTATTTCAGCGACCCGGACGGCTACCTGTGGAAGGTGACCACCGCCGGTTCGTGA
- a CDS encoding VOC family protein — translation MTDLDLHLTTLRLTVHDLGRAVDFYRDVLGLEVHGEPDGKLSLHVGPSAQPPVRIVLETPDAVPGISPADRRAIEDLMTVGLLGRLEFRTTDCDSTFERLEAAGTEVIQEPITHPDHTRDCAFLDPSGNLLRFTQQPHP, via the coding sequence ATGACCGACCTGGATCTGCACCTCACGACCCTGCGCCTCACCGTCCACGACCTCGGCCGGGCAGTCGACTTCTACCGCGACGTGCTCGGTCTCGAGGTACACGGCGAACCCGACGGAAAGCTGTCACTGCACGTCGGCCCGTCCGCGCAACCACCGGTCCGGATCGTTCTCGAAACACCGGACGCCGTCCCCGGCATCTCACCAGCCGACCGCCGAGCGATCGAGGACCTGATGACCGTCGGCCTACTCGGTCGCCTGGAGTTCCGAACCACCGACTGCGACAGCACCTTCGAGCGTCTCGAAGCCGCCGGCACCGAAGTCATCCAGGAACCCATCACCCACCCCGACCACACCCGCGACTGCGCCTTCCTGGACCCCTCCGGCAACCTCCTCCGCTTCACCCAGCAGCCGCACCCCTGA
- a CDS encoding FAD-binding oxidoreductase, with product MSVGEAAWQTLAERIAGRLVRPGDPGYDDARALQIREFDAVRPAGVCYCMTVDDVREAVSFARAHALPVAARSGGHSCAGHSTTDGLVIDVTGIAGVRREGTLIRAGAGIQTIDLLDETVPDGWVIPAGTCATVGLAGLTLGGGIGIATRKYGLTCDRVREIQVVVADGSVLTCDEQRHADLFWALRGCGGGNLGIVTELVLEAVPAAPVTSYSLSWDWSDAARVWDAWQGWAPHAPDDLASNVRFALEHPKAGEQPEVMVLGAWLGDPGELPVLLDDLRRTVGREPEAEFLHTGSYDDTLRTWMGCAELTRAQSHRVGTNPEARLPRDGWHRERGHFVPETIPAEGIQQILTAFADTPASDQIRALELGAMGGACNRVPADATAFVHRDHLYYAGLVVESHGEITDELRVSGSAWIDTCEPILRRWSSPYTYQNLPDPALTDWRTAYYGSNYPRLAEIAHRYDPEGFFRRPQSLSTPE from the coding sequence GTGAGCGTGGGTGAGGCGGCGTGGCAGACGCTGGCGGAACGGATCGCGGGCCGGTTGGTGCGCCCCGGCGACCCCGGCTACGACGATGCCCGCGCCCTGCAGATAAGGGAATTCGACGCGGTACGACCCGCGGGCGTGTGCTACTGCATGACGGTGGACGATGTGCGCGAGGCCGTGTCGTTCGCTCGGGCGCACGCGCTGCCGGTCGCCGCTCGTTCCGGCGGGCACAGTTGCGCCGGGCATTCCACCACCGACGGACTGGTCATCGATGTCACCGGGATCGCCGGGGTGCGGCGGGAAGGGACGCTGATCCGGGCGGGTGCGGGCATCCAGACGATCGATCTGCTCGACGAAACGGTCCCCGACGGCTGGGTCATTCCGGCAGGCACCTGCGCCACCGTCGGGCTGGCCGGGCTCACGCTCGGCGGCGGCATCGGGATCGCCACCCGCAAGTACGGGCTGACCTGCGACCGGGTGCGTGAGATCCAGGTCGTTGTCGCCGACGGCAGCGTCCTCACCTGCGACGAGCAACGGCATGCCGATCTGTTCTGGGCGTTGCGCGGCTGCGGCGGCGGCAACCTGGGCATCGTCACCGAACTCGTGCTGGAGGCGGTTCCGGCGGCCCCGGTCACCAGCTACAGCCTGAGCTGGGACTGGTCCGACGCGGCGCGCGTATGGGATGCGTGGCAAGGCTGGGCACCGCATGCGCCCGACGATCTGGCCTCGAATGTGCGCTTCGCGCTGGAACATCCGAAAGCCGGCGAGCAGCCGGAGGTGATGGTGCTCGGTGCCTGGCTCGGCGACCCGGGCGAGCTGCCGGTGCTGCTGGACGATCTGCGGCGCACAGTCGGCCGAGAACCGGAAGCGGAGTTCCTGCACACCGGTTCATACGACGACACGTTGCGCACGTGGATGGGATGCGCGGAACTCACTCGCGCACAATCACATCGAGTCGGCACGAATCCGGAAGCACGGTTGCCCCGTGATGGCTGGCATCGGGAGCGTGGACACTTCGTGCCCGAAACCATTCCCGCCGAGGGCATTCAGCAGATCCTGACCGCGTTCGCCGACACCCCGGCGAGCGATCAGATCCGCGCGCTCGAACTGGGCGCGATGGGCGGGGCATGCAATCGCGTCCCCGCCGACGCGACCGCTTTCGTGCATCGCGACCATCTGTACTACGCCGGTCTGGTGGTGGAGTCGCACGGCGAGATCACCGACGAACTGCGCGTGAGCGGGTCCGCGTGGATCGACACCTGCGAACCGATCCTGCGCCGCTGGTCCTCGCCATACACCTATCAGAACCTCCCCGACCCAGCCCTGACCGACTGGCGCACAGCCTATTACGGCTCGAACTACCCCCGCCTGGCCGAGATCGCGCACCGCTACGACCCTGAGGGATTCTTCCGACGCCCTCAGTCCCTCAGCACACCGGAATGA
- a CDS encoding VOC family protein, translated as MKAHVSSILLGVADLERSKQFYVDGLGWKIKDDYGVSVFFEPDGGSRVGFYGREGLAGQVGTSPEGSGFSGLVLTYVVRSEERVAEIVAEAEKAGATVLKPAGALPWGGYGGSFADPDGYIWSLGYSAEGTDQPYAE; from the coding sequence ATGAAAGCGCATGTGAGTTCGATCCTGCTCGGCGTCGCCGATCTGGAGCGGTCCAAGCAGTTCTATGTCGACGGGCTGGGCTGGAAGATCAAGGACGACTACGGCGTCTCGGTGTTCTTCGAGCCGGACGGCGGATCCCGGGTCGGCTTCTACGGCCGCGAAGGGTTGGCCGGTCAGGTGGGTACGAGTCCGGAGGGCAGCGGCTTCAGCGGACTGGTCCTGACCTACGTCGTCCGCAGTGAAGAGCGAGTCGCGGAGATCGTCGCCGAGGCCGAGAAGGCAGGAGCCACCGTGCTCAAGCCTGCGGGCGCACTGCCCTGGGGCGGCTACGGCGGTTCGTTCGCCGATCCGGACGGCTACATCTGGAGTCTCGGCTACAGCGCCGAGGGAACCGACCAGCCGTACGCGGAATAG
- a CDS encoding sigma-70 family RNA polymerase sigma factor, producing the protein MAEQDWLSEQFTEHRDRLQAVAFRMLGSPEEAQDAVQEAWLRVGRADTDQIENPAGWLTTVVARVCLNMLEARRVRREESAGALPPEPSAPAADLRHTASNGPENEALLADSVGVALLVVLDVLTPAERLAFVLHDIFAVSFGEIGEIIDRTPVAARQLASRARRRVQGAAEASGAARSRKREVVAAFLAASRHGDFEALVELLDPDAVVGEIRGGTAVAAFFSGRAQAARLALVDGVPAAVWLHRGQARAVIGFTVRDGKITRVDVETDAQRITGSTIVFLVDPAAGRNADEA; encoded by the coding sequence ATGGCCGAGCAGGACTGGTTGAGCGAACAGTTCACCGAGCACAGAGACCGGTTGCAGGCGGTGGCGTTTCGCATGCTCGGCTCACCCGAAGAGGCTCAGGACGCCGTGCAGGAGGCGTGGCTGCGGGTCGGGCGGGCCGACACCGATCAGATCGAGAACCCGGCCGGGTGGTTGACGACGGTGGTCGCCAGGGTCTGTCTGAACATGCTCGAGGCCCGGCGCGTCCGTCGTGAGGAGTCGGCCGGCGCACTTCCGCCCGAACCTTCGGCGCCGGCCGCCGATCTGCGGCACACGGCATCGAACGGTCCGGAAAACGAAGCGCTGCTGGCTGATTCGGTGGGGGTCGCGCTACTGGTGGTGCTCGATGTGCTGACCCCGGCCGAGCGGTTGGCGTTCGTGCTGCACGACATCTTCGCGGTGTCGTTCGGCGAGATCGGCGAGATCATCGACCGCACCCCGGTGGCGGCACGCCAGCTCGCCAGCCGGGCCCGGCGGCGGGTGCAGGGCGCGGCGGAAGCCTCCGGAGCCGCGCGCTCGCGCAAGCGGGAGGTCGTCGCCGCGTTTCTCGCCGCGTCCCGGCACGGGGATTTCGAGGCTCTGGTCGAGTTGCTCGATCCCGATGCCGTGGTCGGCGAGATCCGCGGTGGTACCGCGGTCGCGGCGTTCTTCTCCGGGCGCGCGCAGGCCGCGCGGCTCGCGCTGGTCGACGGCGTCCCCGCGGCGGTGTGGCTGCACCGCGGACAGGCGCGGGCGGTCATCGGCTTCACCGTGCGCGACGGGAAGATCACCCGCGTCGACGTCGAAACCGACGCCCAGCGGATCACCGGCTCGACCATCGTCTTTCTCGTCGACCCGGCCGCCGGCCGCAACGCGGACGAAGCATGA
- a CDS encoding ATP-grasp domain-containing protein yields MLSLLSCADPLDPHRTDPHFAAETLAARELGATVGLLDLDALLAGDSAAAVRKVPRDRGPAWYRGWMIPSLAYAALADALAARGTPLIVDAATYRTAHELPGWYATFAAVTPASRWLPGPWGRVPDAAALAELAAPLGSGPGIVKDYVKSAKHRWETACYIPDLTDITRMRRVVAAFVAEQEKYLAGGIVLRAFESFGSGAHRAPEARAWWLDGTPLLIGAHPDTPDEHPAPALAHITAHVERLPARFVTTDLARRADGVWRVIEVGDGQVSDLPAGVPSELLLEPLLNAPR; encoded by the coding sequence ATGCTCAGCCTGTTGTCCTGCGCCGATCCCCTTGATCCGCACCGCACGGATCCGCATTTCGCGGCAGAAACGCTGGCCGCGCGCGAACTGGGCGCGACGGTCGGCCTGCTCGATCTGGACGCGCTGCTGGCCGGGGACAGCGCGGCGGCGGTGCGCAAGGTCCCGCGCGACAGGGGGCCCGCTTGGTATCGCGGCTGGATGATCCCGAGCCTCGCCTACGCGGCCTTGGCCGACGCACTCGCCGCTCGCGGCACGCCGCTGATCGTCGACGCCGCGACCTATCGGACGGCGCACGAACTACCCGGCTGGTACGCGACATTCGCCGCCGTGACGCCCGCGAGCCGATGGCTGCCGGGTCCGTGGGGCCGCGTCCCCGACGCAGCCGCGCTCGCCGAGCTGGCAGCTCCGCTCGGCAGCGGGCCGGGAATTGTGAAGGACTACGTCAAATCTGCCAAGCACCGGTGGGAAACAGCCTGCTACATCCCGGATCTCACCGATATCACCCGCATGCGCCGAGTCGTGGCCGCCTTCGTCGCCGAACAAGAAAAGTATCTCGCCGGCGGCATAGTCCTGCGCGCATTCGAATCCTTCGGCTCCGGCGCACACCGAGCGCCGGAGGCCCGGGCGTGGTGGCTGGACGGCACACCACTGCTGATCGGCGCGCACCCCGACACACCCGACGAGCACCCCGCACCCGCGCTCGCCCACATCACTGCGCACGTCGAGCGACTGCCCGCCCGTTTCGTCACCACCGACCTCGCCAGGCGCGCGGACGGCGTCTGGCGCGTCATCGAAGTCGGCGATGGTCAAGTCTCGGACCTCCCCGCCGGCGTGCCCTCGGAACTACTCCTCGAGCCGTTGCTCAACGCTCCACGGTGA
- the coaD gene encoding pantetheine-phosphate adenylyltransferase — protein MRSKALCTGSFDPVTNGHINVFERAAAQFDELVVTVMVNSTKTTMFTLDERIEMLREVTAHLGNVRVASWSGLLVDFARGQGITAIVKGLRRGDFDYEQSMAQTHRTLTDVDTFFIASDPAYGSLSSSLVKEIAASGGETVGLLPAVVRDKLLQRLVESRA, from the coding sequence GTGCGGTCGAAAGCCCTGTGCACCGGCTCGTTCGACCCGGTGACGAACGGTCACATCAACGTATTCGAGCGGGCCGCCGCCCAATTCGACGAACTCGTGGTCACAGTGATGGTCAACTCGACCAAGACCACCATGTTCACCCTCGATGAGCGCATCGAGATGCTGCGCGAGGTCACCGCCCACCTCGGCAACGTACGGGTAGCGTCGTGGTCGGGTCTCCTGGTGGATTTCGCGCGCGGACAGGGGATCACCGCGATCGTGAAGGGCCTGCGCCGCGGCGATTTCGACTACGAACAGTCCATGGCGCAAACCCACCGCACCCTCACCGACGTGGACACCTTCTTCATCGCCAGCGACCCGGCCTACGGCTCCCTGTCCAGCTCGCTGGTCAAGGAAATCGCCGCATCCGGTGGAGAGACGGTCGGCCTACTGCCGGCGGTCGTGCGCGACAAGCTGTTGCAGAGACTGGTGGAAAGCAGGGCCTGA
- a CDS encoding M14 family zinc carboxypeptidase — MRALSGRGLDLFRATVAGADDGVTIAGYLSVAEIGGLAEDGYTVTVQAVRETPPLEIAPPKVSAIAAQDVETFSVPAGYLPYSQIEGWISSMVRLSPAFCTRVQLPLTSVEGRPISALRIRAGDRAERDGVLLLGGAHARELINPDLLCHWMYHLTSAYRKDTDLTFGPVAYSNSTVRLLLDSLDIFIVPLVNPDGREFVMSADRMWRKNRSYNPGSDCRGVDVNRNYDFLFDSGIGTTAFPCDYQTYRGPQAFSEPETRNIRWLLDVFPHIIGMVDVHSFGEIIAYPWGDDDNQTTDPAMNFRVPHPDRGTPNDNLYREYMPAEDLDWYRRTAGLMRDAITRVRGSVYTVQQSVSPPLLYPVSASVDDYAYSRNFIDPAKRKVRSITIETSKPVPRGEELRGFQPVYEEARQVMVENGPALIEFCLSVLCPGRGAAAMRTTLDRHLPETGAVRAAYDHLMSLSPRVMEALAAEPDMRAGAAKALAQLADRSAHDHDPVLDEQAITDLTPVAAYLAQAVPEAQPALEALTALATQSVGSPISRALKS, encoded by the coding sequence ATGCGTGCACTGTCGGGACGGGGGCTCGATCTGTTCCGGGCGACCGTGGCCGGAGCCGACGACGGGGTGACGATTGCGGGATATCTTTCGGTGGCGGAGATCGGCGGTCTCGCGGAGGACGGTTACACCGTCACGGTCCAGGCCGTGCGCGAAACCCCGCCGCTGGAGATCGCGCCGCCGAAGGTTTCCGCGATAGCCGCGCAAGACGTCGAAACGTTCTCTGTCCCAGCCGGTTATCTGCCCTACAGTCAGATCGAGGGTTGGATTTCCTCGATGGTGCGGCTCAGTCCAGCCTTCTGTACGAGGGTGCAGTTGCCGTTGACTTCGGTGGAGGGTAGACCCATCAGTGCGCTGCGCATCCGCGCCGGAGACCGGGCCGAGCGGGACGGGGTCCTGCTGCTCGGCGGCGCACATGCCCGTGAACTGATCAATCCAGATCTGCTGTGCCACTGGATGTATCACCTGACCTCCGCCTACCGGAAGGACACCGATCTCACCTTCGGGCCGGTCGCCTACAGCAACAGCACCGTGCGGCTGCTGCTGGACTCGTTGGACATCTTCATCGTGCCGTTGGTGAACCCGGACGGGCGGGAATTCGTGATGTCCGCCGACCGGATGTGGCGCAAGAATCGCTCCTACAATCCCGGATCGGATTGCCGGGGCGTCGATGTGAACCGCAACTACGACTTCCTGTTCGACAGCGGTATCGGCACCACCGCGTTCCCGTGCGACTATCAGACTTACCGTGGGCCGCAGGCGTTCTCGGAACCGGAGACCCGGAACATCCGCTGGCTGCTCGACGTTTTCCCGCACATCATCGGCATGGTCGACGTGCACTCCTTCGGCGAGATCATCGCCTACCCGTGGGGTGACGACGACAACCAGACCACCGACCCGGCAATGAATTTCCGGGTTCCGCATCCCGACCGCGGAACCCCGAACGACAACCTCTACCGCGAGTACATGCCCGCCGAGGATCTGGACTGGTACCGGCGCACCGCGGGCTTGATGCGCGACGCCATCACCAGGGTGCGAGGCAGCGTTTACACAGTGCAGCAAAGTGTTTCACCGCCACTGCTCTATCCGGTTTCGGCGTCGGTGGACGATTACGCCTACTCCCGCAACTTCATCGACCCGGCCAAGCGCAAGGTTCGGTCCATCACCATCGAGACCTCCAAGCCGGTGCCGCGAGGTGAGGAACTCCGCGGTTTCCAGCCCGTGTACGAGGAGGCTCGACAGGTCATGGTCGAGAACGGACCGGCGCTGATCGAGTTCTGCCTCAGCGTCCTGTGCCCCGGTCGCGGTGCGGCCGCGATGCGCACCACGCTCGATCGCCACCTGCCCGAAACGGGCGCTGTCCGCGCTGCCTACGACCACCTCATGAGCCTGTCGCCTCGGGTGATGGAAGCGCTGGCCGCAGAGCCTGACATGCGGGCCGGCGCGGCGAAGGCCCTGGCACAACTCGCCGACAGGTCGGCGCACGACCACGACCCCGTCCTCGACGAGCAGGCGATCACCGACCTCACCCCGGTCGCGGCCTACCTCGCCCAGGCTGTCCCCGAAGCCCAACCTGCACTGGAAGCCTTGACCGCCTTGGCGACACAATCGGTAGGCAGCCCGATCAGCCGAGCCTTGAAAAGCTAG
- a CDS encoding ADP-ribosyltransferase, whose translation MTGGDDSSDRSRVGRAGRSLTGSLLDVDTAVYYDTATRIAAGASAWWSAIDARWPELAKATNMTGSYSEAKEWGKSYDQRAKDILSMVTKVASAAHAYAVVLNNCGYERALAEHGATIDAGPAPVKPPTPMYPVLNCRVPLPSAGGPGNGLIDEGLGLVEKIGLTVPDGNATTISNAAITWDATRTAEGAAGFPAILEAAAVAFADVVAPEVEFIDEDLRALKAAAEAALTAMADLAQSCRDHRAALDELRELLKQQLEMVRDALIQELAITAAISVASSFITFGAGAAIGVAGAAAICARYARPMRAIIEQWLTNRRIAAGVKLDADLARHVRECERLEELGPAGRLKPKADPTPGSLLSDADRAALWDYTGPGGSEALNWQLRHGGISRYQQMREGEINAALDRLPDYQGHVTRRVELSAEDLARYREAAVGRDMVTEAGFTSASRTPEAAFDRPVEFRIFSEHGKSVEEFARRPSEQEVLFKSGTNFEVRQVVENDPSGRILIYMNEIP comes from the coding sequence ATGACCGGAGGGGACGACAGCAGTGATCGGAGCCGTGTCGGCCGGGCGGGCCGTTCATTGACCGGATCGTTGCTCGACGTCGACACCGCGGTCTACTACGACACCGCTACCAGAATCGCGGCTGGTGCGTCCGCGTGGTGGTCGGCCATCGATGCGCGCTGGCCGGAACTGGCCAAGGCCACCAACATGACCGGGTCGTACTCCGAGGCCAAGGAGTGGGGTAAGTCCTACGACCAGCGTGCCAAAGACATCTTGTCCATGGTCACCAAGGTCGCGAGCGCCGCACACGCCTACGCCGTGGTGCTCAACAATTGCGGCTACGAACGCGCGCTGGCCGAGCACGGCGCGACTATCGATGCGGGCCCAGCCCCGGTCAAACCTCCGACGCCGATGTACCCGGTCCTCAATTGCCGAGTTCCGCTCCCGTCCGCGGGCGGCCCCGGCAACGGGTTGATCGATGAGGGATTGGGCCTGGTCGAGAAGATCGGGCTCACCGTGCCCGACGGCAACGCCACCACCATTTCCAACGCCGCGATCACCTGGGACGCCACACGCACCGCCGAAGGGGCGGCAGGGTTCCCGGCGATTCTCGAGGCCGCCGCGGTCGCGTTCGCCGATGTGGTCGCGCCGGAGGTCGAGTTCATCGATGAGGATCTGCGCGCACTGAAAGCGGCCGCCGAGGCCGCGCTCACCGCGATGGCGGATCTGGCTCAGTCGTGCCGGGATCATCGTGCCGCCCTCGATGAACTGCGCGAGCTGCTCAAACAGCAACTCGAAATGGTGCGCGACGCACTGATCCAAGAGTTGGCGATCACCGCCGCAATCTCGGTCGCTTCCTCGTTCATCACCTTCGGTGCCGGGGCAGCTATCGGTGTCGCGGGTGCCGCAGCCATCTGCGCGCGCTACGCGCGCCCGATGCGGGCGATCATCGAACAATGGCTCACCAACCGCCGGATCGCCGCCGGGGTGAAGCTCGACGCCGACCTTGCCCGCCACGTGCGCGAATGCGAACGGCTCGAGGAATTGGGTCCGGCCGGACGACTCAAACCCAAAGCCGATCCGACGCCAGGGTCGCTGCTGTCCGACGCCGACCGCGCCGCGCTGTGGGACTACACCGGTCCCGGCGGCTCGGAGGCGCTGAACTGGCAGTTGCGGCACGGTGGAATCAGCCGGTATCAGCAGATGCGCGAAGGGGAGATCAACGCCGCGCTCGACAGGCTGCCCGACTACCAAGGTCATGTCACACGCCGCGTGGAGCTGAGCGCCGAGGATCTGGCCCGCTACCGCGAGGCAGCCGTCGGACGCGACATGGTCACCGAGGCGGGTTTCACCTCCGCGTCACGGACGCCAGAGGCCGCGTTCGACCGTCCGGTGGAATTCCGCATCTTCAGTGAGCACGGGAAGTCCGTAGAGGAGTTCGCGCGCCGACCGAGCGAGCAAGAGGTGCTGTTCAAGTCCGGAACCAACTTCGAGGTCCGCCAAGTCGTGGAGAACGACCCGAGCGGGCGAATCCTCATCTACATGAACGAGATCCCCTAG
- a CDS encoding alpha/beta hydrolase, with protein MGISEAADRADTFVAHKFEEQLVDLGEIRMNYVAAGDPTSPALLLIPAQGESWWGYENAITLLANDFRVFAIDLRGQGRSTWTPGRYNLNTWGNDVERFIDLVIGRPTLVAGNSSGGVIAAWLAAYAKPGQIRGAMLEDPPLFASQAAPPYGPGIMQTLGPIFVLWAKWLGPQWSVGDWDGMVAAAPRELPEFLHPGIAFLFGDGTGEGAAATPPQHLKEYDPEWAQAWATDVANAGCDHATMLAQNRVPVLLTHHFHLTDPDTGQLMGAMTDIQAQQARRLLAATGQPVTFTALDAPHTMHDPEPERYFEVLTEWASALD; from the coding sequence ATGGGCATTTCCGAAGCCGCCGACCGGGCTGACACCTTCGTCGCGCACAAGTTCGAGGAGCAGCTCGTGGATCTCGGGGAGATCCGCATGAACTATGTCGCCGCGGGTGACCCCACATCGCCGGCGCTGCTGCTGATCCCTGCCCAGGGTGAATCCTGGTGGGGATATGAGAACGCAATCACCCTGCTGGCGAACGACTTTCGGGTCTTCGCGATCGATCTGCGCGGGCAGGGGCGGTCCACCTGGACGCCGGGGCGGTACAACCTCAACACCTGGGGTAACGACGTCGAGCGATTCATCGATCTCGTGATCGGACGGCCGACTCTGGTGGCGGGCAACTCTTCTGGCGGAGTGATCGCAGCCTGGCTGGCCGCCTACGCCAAACCAGGGCAGATCCGGGGCGCGATGCTCGAGGATCCGCCCTTGTTCGCCTCGCAAGCGGCCCCGCCCTATGGTCCCGGCATCATGCAGACCCTCGGCCCGATCTTCGTGTTGTGGGCCAAATGGCTCGGACCGCAATGGTCGGTCGGGGATTGGGACGGCATGGTCGCGGCCGCGCCGCGGGAACTGCCCGAATTCCTGCACCCGGGTATCGCATTCCTGTTCGGCGACGGCACCGGCGAGGGTGCCGCGGCCACGCCGCCGCAGCATCTAAAGGAGTACGACCCCGAATGGGCGCAGGCTTGGGCCACCGACGTCGCCAACGCCGGCTGCGACCACGCCACGATGCTCGCGCAGAATCGGGTTCCGGTCCTGCTGACCCACCACTTCCACTTGACGGACCCGGACACCGGACAGCTCATGGGTGCGATGACGGATATTCAGGCGCAGCAAGCCCGTCGCTTGCTGGCGGCGACCGGTCAACCGGTCACCTTCACCGCTCTCGACGCGCCGCACACGATGCACGACCCCGAGCCGGAGCGATACTTCGAGGTGCTCACGGAGTGGGCGTCCGCGCTGGACTGA